From a single Gemmatimonadota bacterium genomic region:
- a CDS encoding M20/M25/M40 family metallo-hydrolase → MIRFATEMICFRSGRALGRRSRSAATRLVLPWLLWCGAAPVAGQGLGLDRRITSALNQVSPERLAEYLETLTDFETRHSLSLSDRDDWGVRPAREYILETFQSFSPRLQVDLDCYQVTPQGRIPEEAELCNVVAVLPGRSARRIYVSGHYDSVARRGDGSFDWGRWDNPAPGANDDGSGTVLTMEVARVLSQSGLDFDATLVFVAFVAEEEGLVGASLHAARALEEGWSIDAVFNNDIVGNSTGGNGIQDSRTVRVFSEDPMDSPSRQLARYIRRYASLYVPGHEVRLIAREDRFGRGGDHTAFNRQGFTGVRFSESRENYSRQHMPEDTFDGVDFAYLARNTRVNAAAVASLALAPPAPDVMGRGGPRLTRGESGYDAELAWARSPGAVGYRIVWREAWTPDWQYEVYVGDDDGLTLPDISIDDYVFGIAAVGSDGHESLVAAYVRPPRPRNDVQTR, encoded by the coding sequence ATGATCCGATTCGCAACTGAGATGATCTGCTTCCGGAGCGGCCGGGCCCTTGGCCGCCGCTCTCGCTCCGCGGCCACCCGCCTGGTGCTCCCCTGGCTGCTCTGGTGCGGCGCGGCGCCGGTGGCCGGGCAGGGGCTCGGCCTGGACCGACGCATCACCTCCGCCCTCAACCAGGTCTCTCCGGAGCGGCTGGCGGAGTACCTCGAGACCCTGACGGACTTCGAGACCCGGCATTCCCTGTCGCTCTCGGACCGTGACGACTGGGGAGTTCGCCCCGCACGCGAATACATCCTCGAGACGTTCCAGAGCTTCAGTCCCCGCCTTCAAGTGGACCTCGACTGCTACCAGGTGACACCTCAGGGGCGGATTCCGGAAGAGGCGGAGCTGTGCAACGTCGTGGCGGTGCTTCCTGGCCGCAGCGCACGCCGCATCTATGTGAGCGGTCACTACGACTCCGTGGCGCGCCGAGGCGACGGCAGCTTCGATTGGGGTCGCTGGGACAATCCGGCGCCGGGCGCGAACGACGACGGCTCCGGCACCGTGCTGACCATGGAGGTGGCACGCGTGCTGTCGCAAAGCGGTCTCGACTTCGACGCCACGTTGGTCTTCGTGGCCTTCGTCGCCGAGGAAGAAGGATTGGTGGGGGCCAGCCTGCACGCCGCTCGCGCGCTGGAGGAGGGCTGGAGCATCGACGCGGTCTTCAACAACGACATTGTCGGGAACAGCACAGGTGGCAACGGCATCCAGGACTCCCGCACCGTACGCGTCTTCTCTGAAGATCCGATGGACTCGCCCTCACGGCAGTTGGCGCGCTACATCCGCCGCTACGCGTCGCTGTACGTGCCGGGACACGAGGTACGGCTGATCGCCCGCGAAGACCGCTTCGGGCGGGGCGGGGATCACACCGCGTTCAACCGACAGGGCTTTACGGGCGTGCGCTTCTCGGAGTCCCGGGAGAACTACAGTCGCCAACACATGCCGGAGGACACCTTCGACGGCGTGGACTTCGCCTACCTGGCGCGCAACACCCGGGTCAACGCCGCCGCGGTGGCCAGCCTGGCACTGGCGCCTCCTGCACCCGACGTCATGGGGCGCGGCGGTCCGCGCCTCACCCGAGGCGAGAGCGGCTACGACGCGGAGCTCGCCTGGGCGCGCTCCCCTGGCGCAGTCGGATACCGGATCGTGTGGAGGGAAGCGTGGACTCCGGACTGGCAGTACGAGGTGTACGTGGGTGACGACGACGGCCTCACGCTTCCAGACATCTCCATCGACGACTACGTATTCGGAATCGCCGCCGTCGGTTCGGACGGACACGAGAGTCTCGTAGCCGCCTATGTGCGACCCCCCCGTCCTCGCAACGACGTTCAGACCCGATGA
- a CDS encoding PadR family transcriptional regulator: MGGIEADSLYGTLNLLVLRALEAGPLHGLGVIRRIVDEAGGALKIEEGALYPALHRLERDGWIEGEWGRTPENRRAKFYRLTRTGRRHLERETERWVRHTEVVARLLGA; encoded by the coding sequence GTGGGTGGGATCGAGGCGGATTCTCTCTACGGGACGCTGAACCTGCTGGTCCTGCGCGCGTTGGAGGCGGGGCCCCTCCACGGGCTGGGGGTGATCCGCCGCATCGTGGACGAGGCCGGAGGAGCGCTCAAGATCGAAGAGGGCGCCCTGTATCCCGCACTCCATCGCCTGGAGCGGGACGGTTGGATCGAGGGAGAGTGGGGCCGAACCCCCGAGAACCGCCGCGCCAAGTTCTACCGACTCACCCGCACGGGGCGGCGTCATCTCGAGCGTGAGACCGAGCGCTGGGTCCGCCACACCGAGGTGGTCGCACGACTGCTGGGAGCGTGA